A stretch of Treponema vincentii F0403 DNA encodes these proteins:
- a CDS encoding bacteriohemerythrin, with protein sequence MEKFVSWDVSYDVGVPSVDKQHRHLVDLINNLYNACLGEKAELEETFRDVMKELVDYVMIHFKDEEVIMEQMNYPGLKEHKQKHELFIKEILKSVNAYQNGKQFVPNSFVRFLRDWLFNHILIDDKAWARYYFSIKK encoded by the coding sequence ATGGAAAAATTTGTTTCGTGGGATGTCAGCTATGATGTTGGAGTTCCGAGTGTAGATAAGCAGCATCGCCACTTAGTAGATTTAATCAATAACTTATACAATGCCTGTCTTGGAGAGAAAGCCGAGCTTGAAGAAACGTTTAGGGATGTGATGAAAGAACTGGTAGACTATGTAATGATTCACTTTAAAGATGAAGAAGTTATTATGGAGCAAATGAATTACCCCGGTCTAAAAGAACACAAACAAAAACATGAACTATTTATTAAAGAAATTTTAAAATCCGTTAATGCCTATCAAAACGGCAAGCAGTTTGTCCCCAATTCATTTGTCCGTTTTTTACGCGACTGGCTGTTTAATCATATTTTAATCGATGATAAAGCTTGGGCACGTTATTACTTTTCAATAAAAAAATAA
- the tyrS gene encoding tyrosine--tRNA ligase, translating into MNKALQTLIDRGFFQQCTDVEALSALMDKGPVTFYIGTDPTGGSLHIGHLVPQFALRHLRDAGHIGIALLGGGTGRIGDPSGKTEMRKMLDYRQLDENVEKIKAQLDRFIGFDGKTAFPENNKNWLADLNYIDFLRDIGSCFSVNKMLSFEAYKIRMETGLSFLEFNYQLLQSYDFLMLHQKHHCCLQIGGDDQWGNIVAGVDLVRRKTGDEVFGLTFPLITRSDGKKMGKSEKGALFLDKEMTPVFDFFQYWRNVDDADVRRFMLLFTFLPIEEIDRICAGNINEAKERLAWEVTKEIHGKDEADTALTGAKAAFGGGGDKSAMPTIEMNRAVFEQGIPVVDLFVQSGLCATKSDARRLIEQGGALAAGQPVTDFKAVITAAVLDKTGELILRAGKKRFIRIVTR; encoded by the coding sequence ATGAATAAAGCTTTACAGACATTAATAGACCGCGGATTTTTTCAGCAATGCACTGATGTGGAAGCGCTGTCCGCATTAATGGATAAAGGGCCGGTTACGTTTTACATCGGTACCGATCCTACCGGCGGCAGCCTGCATATCGGGCATCTTGTTCCCCAGTTTGCGCTTAGGCATTTACGCGACGCGGGGCATATCGGTATTGCCTTGCTGGGCGGAGGTACGGGTCGTATCGGCGACCCTTCGGGAAAAACCGAAATGCGCAAAATGCTGGACTATCGGCAGCTTGATGAAAATGTTGAAAAGATAAAAGCCCAACTAGACCGCTTTATCGGCTTTGACGGGAAAACAGCCTTTCCCGAAAACAACAAAAACTGGCTGGCCGACTTAAACTATATCGATTTCCTTAGGGATATCGGCTCCTGTTTTTCGGTTAATAAAATGCTTTCATTTGAAGCATACAAGATACGTATGGAAACGGGGTTGTCCTTCCTTGAATTTAACTATCAGCTTTTGCAAAGCTATGACTTTTTAATGCTGCATCAAAAACATCATTGCTGCCTGCAAATAGGGGGCGACGATCAATGGGGAAATATTGTCGCAGGGGTTGACTTAGTACGCCGCAAGACCGGCGATGAGGTATTCGGTTTAACCTTCCCGCTTATTACCCGCAGCGACGGCAAAAAAATGGGAAAGAGCGAAAAAGGTGCACTTTTTTTAGACAAAGAGATGACTCCCGTATTCGACTTTTTCCAATACTGGCGGAATGTTGACGACGCCGATGTGCGAAGGTTCATGTTGTTGTTTACCTTCCTTCCGATAGAAGAGATCGACCGCATCTGCGCCGGCAATATCAACGAGGCAAAAGAACGACTTGCATGGGAAGTTACCAAAGAAATACACGGAAAAGACGAAGCCGACACAGCGCTTACCGGCGCTAAAGCCGCATTCGGCGGCGGCGGAGATAAGAGCGCAATGCCGACGATAGAAATGAACCGAGCCGTATTTGAACAGGGCATTCCGGTTGTCGATTTATTTGTTCAAAGCGGTTTATGCGCCACCAAAAGCGATGCCCGCCGTTTAATAGAACAAGGGGGCGCCCTTGCGGCCGGTCAGCCGGTTACCGATTTTAAAGCGGTTATTACCGCCGCCGTCTTGGACAAAACAGGTGAGCTCATTCTCCGCGCAGGGAAAAAGCGGTTTATCCGCATCGTTACCCGCTAA
- the gap gene encoding type I glyceraldehyde-3-phosphate dehydrogenase, protein MKVAINGFGRIGRLVFQALVEQNLLGKDKFDVVAVVDLSTDAKYFAYQLKYDSVQGKMNAEIGTKGEDILVINGHEIKCVSGKGLTPAQLPWKELGIDLVIESTGLYTNEKAYGHLEAGAKKVIISAPGKSADAAKPIKTIVMGVNENEYDPAKHHVVSNASCTTNCLAPIVHVILKEGFGIETGLMTTIHSYTATQKTVDGVSMKDWRGGRAAAINIIPSTTGAAKAVGEVLPSTKGKLTGMSFRVPTPTGSVVDLTFRATKDTSIEELDAAFKKASETYMKGILGYCNEDIVSTDIIHDKRSSIYDSKATLQNNLPGEKRFFKVVSWYDNEWGYSNRVIDLLKFMNK, encoded by the coding sequence CGGATTCGGCAGAATCGGCCGGCTCGTATTTCAGGCATTGGTTGAACAGAATTTGCTTGGAAAGGATAAATTCGATGTCGTTGCTGTTGTCGATCTTTCAACCGATGCAAAGTATTTTGCATATCAGCTCAAGTATGATTCCGTACAGGGCAAGATGAATGCCGAAATCGGTACTAAGGGTGAAGATATCTTAGTGATTAACGGCCACGAAATCAAATGCGTCTCCGGTAAGGGCTTAACTCCTGCACAGCTCCCGTGGAAGGAATTAGGCATCGATCTTGTTATCGAAAGTACCGGCCTTTATACAAACGAAAAAGCGTACGGACACTTGGAAGCGGGGGCAAAGAAAGTTATTATTTCCGCACCCGGCAAGAGCGCCGATGCCGCAAAGCCCATTAAGACAATCGTTATGGGCGTCAACGAAAACGAATATGACCCCGCAAAGCATCACGTTGTTTCCAATGCGAGCTGCACCACCAACTGTTTGGCTCCTATCGTTCATGTTATCTTAAAAGAAGGTTTCGGAATTGAAACAGGACTGATGACAACGATTCACTCTTATACCGCAACACAAAAGACCGTTGACGGTGTTTCGATGAAAGACTGGCGCGGAGGACGGGCTGCTGCTATCAATATTATTCCGTCTACTACCGGCGCTGCTAAGGCTGTCGGCGAGGTATTGCCTTCAACAAAGGGCAAGCTGACCGGTATGTCATTCCGCGTACCGACCCCCACCGGTTCGGTTGTCGATTTAACCTTCCGCGCAACAAAAGATACCTCTATTGAAGAGTTGGATGCAGCATTCAAGAAAGCTTCCGAAACCTATATGAAGGGGATTTTAGGCTATTGCAACGAAGACATCGTTTCCACCGATATTATTCACGACAAACGATCTTCCATCTATGACAGCAAGGCAACGCTCCAGAATAACCTTCCGGGCGAAAAGCGCTTCTTCAAAGTAGTGTCATGGTATGATAACGAATGGGGCTATTCCAACCGCGTTATCGACCTGCTCAAATTTATGAATAAATAA